A region of Onychomys torridus chromosome 10, mOncTor1.1, whole genome shotgun sequence DNA encodes the following proteins:
- the Fgf5 gene encoding fibroblast growth factor 5 isoform X2 yields the protein MSLSLLFLLFSSHLILSAWAHGEKRLTPEGQPAAPRHPGDSSGSRGRSSTTSSSSSASSPVAASPGSPGSGLEHSSFQWSPSGRRTGSLYCRVGIGFHLQIYPDGKVNGSHEASMLS from the coding sequence ATGAGCTTGTccttgctcttcctcctcttcagcagCCACCTGATCCTCAGCGCTTGGGCTCACGGGGAGAAGCGTCTCACTCCCGAAGGGCAACCCGCGGCTCCGAGGCACCCGGGAGACTCCAGCGGCAGCCGGGGCAGAAGTAGCACGACGTCTTCCTCGtcttctgcctcctccccagTCGCGGCTTCCCCGGGCAGCCCAGGAAGCGGCTTGGAGCACAGCAGTTTCCAGTGGAGCCCTTCGGGGCGCCGGACCGGCAGCCTGTACTGCAGAGTGGGCATCGGCTTCCATCTGCAGATCTACCCGGATGGCAAAGTCAATGGCTCCCACGAAGCCAGTATGTTAA